A genomic stretch from Pristiophorus japonicus isolate sPriJap1 chromosome 6, sPriJap1.hap1, whole genome shotgun sequence includes:
- the LOC139265161 gene encoding ES1 protein homolog, mitochondrial isoform X2: MGKTRVAVILSGCGVYDGTEVHESSAVMVHLSRAGAEVQLYAPNVNQMHVVNHLTSKPTEEVRNVLVESSRIARGNIKELVQLSINDTDALIIPGGFGVAKNLSSWAVKGKDCSVEPSVELTIKKFHATKKPIGLCCIAPVLAAKLIPGCELTVGYDTECEKLWGRGMEGERQQVKVAPCKNNPGNERFRLQTCQQECE, from the exons ATGGGGAAGACGCGTGTGGCTGTGATCCTGTCGGGCTGTGGAGTCTACGATGGCACCGAGGTGCACGAGTCCTCGGCAGTAATGGTTCATCTGAGCCGGGCTGGGGCAGAG GTACAATTGTACGCCCCCAACGTAAACCAGATGCATGTTGTAAACCATTTGACCAGCAAACCGACCGAGGAGGTGCGCAATGTGCTGGTGGAGAGCAGCCGGATCGCCAGGGGCAATATCAAGGAGCTTGTCCAGCTGAGTATCAATGACACGGACGCGCTGATCATCCCAG GTGGTTTTGGGGTTGCTAAGAATCTTAGTAGCTGGGCGGTGAAAGGAAAGGATTGCAGTGTGGAGCCATCCGTGGAATTGACGATAAAGAAATTCCATGCAACAAAGAAACCCATTGGTCTGTGTTGCATTGCTCCAGTTCTGGCAGCTAAACTCATCCCCGGATGCGAATTAACTGTGGGTTATGACACAGAATGTGAAAA GCTTTGGGGGAGgggcatggagggagagagacagcaagTAAAG GTGGCCCCATGCAAAAACAACCCAGGCAATGAAAGATTTAGGTTGCAAACATGTCAACAAGAATGTGAATGA
- the LOC139265161 gene encoding ES1 protein homolog, mitochondrial isoform X1, translating to MGKTRVAVILSGCGVYDGTEVHESSAVMVHLSRAGAEVQLYAPNVNQMHVVNHLTSKPTEEVRNVLVESSRIARGNIKELVQLSINDTDALIIPGGFGVAKNLSSWAVKGKDCSVEPSVELTIKKFHATKKPIGLCCIAPVLAAKLIPGCELTVGYDTECEKWPHAKTTQAMKDLGCKHVNKNVNEIHIDKKNKLVTTSAFMCNAPIHEIFDGIGEMVKEVLRLV from the exons ATGGGGAAGACGCGTGTGGCTGTGATCCTGTCGGGCTGTGGAGTCTACGATGGCACCGAGGTGCACGAGTCCTCGGCAGTAATGGTTCATCTGAGCCGGGCTGGGGCAGAG GTACAATTGTACGCCCCCAACGTAAACCAGATGCATGTTGTAAACCATTTGACCAGCAAACCGACCGAGGAGGTGCGCAATGTGCTGGTGGAGAGCAGCCGGATCGCCAGGGGCAATATCAAGGAGCTTGTCCAGCTGAGTATCAATGACACGGACGCGCTGATCATCCCAG GTGGTTTTGGGGTTGCTAAGAATCTTAGTAGCTGGGCGGTGAAAGGAAAGGATTGCAGTGTGGAGCCATCCGTGGAATTGACGATAAAGAAATTCCATGCAACAAAGAAACCCATTGGTCTGTGTTGCATTGCTCCAGTTCTGGCAGCTAAACTCATCCCCGGATGCGAATTAACTGTGGGTTATGACACAGAATGTGAAAA GTGGCCCCATGCAAAAACAACCCAGGCAATGAAAGATTTAGGTTGCAAACATGTCAACAAGAATGTGAATGAAATCCACATTGATAAGAAAAATAAATTGGTGACAACCAGTGCCTTCATGTGCAATGCCCCCATCCATGAGATCTTTGACGGAATTGGGGAAATGGTGAAAGAGGTTTTGAGACTTGTTTAA